The bacterium region TGATAATCTCAAGGTCATTATCGAAATCAAGGTCAGCGACTAATGGATGAAATTCCGCCCCCTCCTTCCTTTCTTCAGACCAACCCACACGGTGACTGCCATCATTATTTAAGACATATAGATGTTTATAACATCCAATAATTGTTTCCATCTCCTGGTTATTATCTATATCTCCAAGGACTATATCATGTAGGGTATCATTCCCTATATCTTTTGGATAACCTAATACATCACTCCCATCATAGTTTAAGGCATATAACCTGATTCCTCGTACTGCCAGAACTATTTCTAATTCCTCATCCTGGTCGAAATTTCCAACGCTATATGAGTTAAAGGATATGTTATCTGATAGGGTCTTTGGCCACCCTGCATTGGCTAATTTACCATCAGCCTGAAGGAGATATACCTTCTTATCACTTGTGATAGCTGCAATTTCACATCTTCCATCTCGATTAAGGTCTGCAATCATAGGATGATGGTACAGGTCTATATCTACGGGCCAATCTCCTTCTACCATAGTTCCATCATGATGAAAGGCATATAATTTACTCTCCATCTCTACCACAATCTCTAAATCTCCATCACCATCTATATCAGCAATTGCAGGTGAGCCTGAGTCTGTTCCCTTTGGCCATCTTCCTACATCACTTCCATCATAATTCAGGATATATAATTTATTAGAGGCGAATATAATCTCTAATTCTTCATCTAAATCGATATCCGCTAAGATAGGCTCCCATATACTTGAACTTGTTATCTTTGGCCAGCCATCTAATAATTTACCGTGATGATTCCAGACAAATACCCTTCTCCCAAGAGAAGTAGCAATAACCTCTAAAATACCCATCGCCATCTATATCTCCCACAGCAGGTGAATATGTTATCATTTCTGGGTAAGACTGAGGCCAACCCGTTTGATAGATATTTACCTCTATTGGCTTATAGGCTTTATTATTTTCCTTAGACCTTTCGCTAATAATATTATTTGGGTCTACTAAGACATAAATCTTATATGCCCCTATCGGTACACCAGGTGTCCAGTCTATATCTACCTCTTCTTCTCCTTCTGAGGCAATAGAGCTAATAGTTTGAGAACCAATCTCTACCCCACCATTAGCCGGGTCTCCAAGGAAGAATTTAACCAATACATTCGATGCAGATATATCTCCATAATTATGTATCTTTGCAGTAATCTTTGTAAGTTGAGATGGTTTAGAGAATATAGGTTCAAAATCAATATCAGTCAGTTGGATTTCTAATTCTGCTTTACCTTGTTCTGGAACTACCCGCATGGTAGTTAACGCTGGGTCACCTAATAGATTCCAACTCAAAAGCCAGTATTGGAGGTAGAAATTAAGGGTCATCTCACCAAGACAAAATGTGTAGGGATTATTCTCCACCATAAACCTATATGCCTTGGCAATATAAATATCTGTACCCAGACCTGTGACTCCAGAGGCTCCCCAGTAGGCAATACCGCCTCCTCCTTCTTTATTGAGAAATGCCTCACCAATACAATCAGGAGTCCTTGGAGAACCAGGATATAAAAAGTCGGCTGTCTCACAAGAAGCAGCAAAGACAATAGATAACTTATCTCCATTAGAAAGATTATTGACCATTCCGGCATGAAATGCTACATTAATTCCTCCTCCCATCCCCCATCCTGGAGGATTTCCATGTCCTGAGTAAGCGGCAAATACTTGCCCTTCGTTAATTGTCTTAAAGACATCCCCTCCTGTACCACCTTCATAAGAACTAACCATAGTTACTTCAAACCCAGCAGAAATTAGGTCATCTTTTATATATCCAAGGTCTGCTCCATCTTTTCCTCGAGCTAATACTGTCTTATTACGCCATTGACCGGGAAGTGGATTTTTTTCGTATTGGATGATTTTATTAACTATCACTGTAGCATTTGTCCCATTCTCTACTGGCAGTCGACCAATCATTATATCCGGACTCCAATCATTATAATGTAACCCTTCATCATTGACACAAACAAACCAGGGGTCAGAGACTGCTTCTGTTGTTTGTATTGGGATTACCTCTCTAACCGGGAAAGAGGGCACATACGAGGTGTATTGTTCTTCACCATCTCCAAGGATAAGTATATAACCAGGATGGTTATCTGACATAGATGGTGCAGACCAGTTATAATAGGCATATTTGACAAAGGCTTTAATTGATAAGGTGCCTGAACTTTCTGTAAACTGGGTATAGATATTATCTGT contains the following coding sequences:
- a CDS encoding C25 family cysteine peptidase — protein: MHRFSHSPIPPISYSFGYIRDQRILRLEIYPIQFNPAKKELRIYPNLKIEINYLRKKGVPLSLKQPEMASPFANVLKHTLLNYKPVTTSRLPHPAKRIGTVSYITDLKNPSNSADYLIITSPAYYNNPDVAKLANHRAEYNGFDVAVVKTDNIYTQFTESSGTLSIKAFVKYAYYNWSAPSMSDNHPGYILILGDGEEQYTSYVPSFPVREVIPIQTTEAVSDPWFVCVNDEGLHYNDWSPDIMIGRLPVENGTNATVIVNKIIQYEKNPLPGQWRNKTVLARGKDGADLGYIKDDLISAGFEVTMVSSYEGGTGGDVFKTINEGQVFAAYSGHGNPPGWGMGGGINVAFHAGMVNNLSNGDKLSIVFAASCETADFLYPGSPRTPDCIGEAFLNKEGGGGIAYWGASGVTGLGTDIYIAKAYRFMVENNPYTFCLGEMTLNFYLQYWLLSWNLLGDPALTTMRVVPEQGKAELEIQLTDIDFEPIFSKPSQLTKITAKIHNYGDISASNVLVKFFLGDPANGGVEIGSQTISSIASEGEEEVDIDWTPGVPIGAYKIYVLVDPNNIISERSKENNKAYKPIEVNIYQTGWPQSYPEMITYSPAVGDIDGDGYFRGYCYFSWEKGICLESSR